One Elephas maximus indicus isolate mEleMax1 chromosome 18, mEleMax1 primary haplotype, whole genome shotgun sequence genomic region harbors:
- the LOC126061591 gene encoding uncharacterized protein LOC126061591, which yields MEVFPTVFFHSKCYLHSKKKKNAVESTLTHRDLIGQGVGAADLSVSSGTQPLHHHGLAYSRQLSHPQLAQLSGTQPLHHHGLAYSGQLSHPQLAQLSGTQPLHHRGLAYSGQLSHPQLGQLSGTQPLHHRGLAYSGQLSHPQLGQLSGTQPLHHRGLAYSGQLSHPQLGQLSGTQPLHHRGLAYSGQLSHPQLGQLSGTQPLHHRGLAYSGQLSHPQLGQLSGTQPLHHHGLAYSRSCHTHSWPSYQGLSHCITTAWLTLAAVTPTAGPAIRDSATASPRPGLLSQLSHPQLAQLSGTQQCLPGHFLLPHTPQPILLLRFPRTHETCFETSLNFSHSYFFLPVSLYSLLMSIPNLDPINH from the coding sequence ATGGAAGTTTTTCCCACAGTCTTTTTTCACTCCAAATGTTAcctccattcaaaaaaaaaaaaaaatgctgtggagtcaactctgactcacagagaccttataggTCAGGGTGTTGGGGCTGCGGACCTCTCGGTTAGTAGCGGAACTCagccactgcatcaccacggCCTGGCTTACTCTCGGCAGCTGTCACACCCACAGCTGGCCCAGCTATCAGGGACTCagccactgcatcaccacggCCTGGCTTACTCTGGGCAGCTGTCACACCCACAGCTGGCCCAGCTATCAGGGACTCAGCCACTGCATCACCGCGGCCTGGCTTACTCTGGGCAGCTGTCACACCCACAGCTGGGCCAGCTATCAGGGACTCAGCCACTGCATCACCGCGGCCTGGCTTACTCTGGGCAGCTGTCACACCCACAGCTGGGCCAGCTATCAGGGACTCAGCCACTGCATCACCGCGGCCTGGCTTACTCTGGGCAGCTGTCACACCCACAGCTGGGCCAGCTATCAGGGACTCAGCCACTGCATCACCGCGGCCTGGCTTACTCTGGGCAGCTGTCACACCCACAGCTGGGCCAGCTATCAGGGACTCAGCCACTGCATCACCGCGGCCTGGCTTACTCTGGGCAGCTGTCACACCCACAGCTGGGCCAGCTATCAGGGACTCagccactgcatcaccacggCCTGGCTTACTCTCGCAGCTGTCACACCCACAGCTGGCCCAGCTATCAGGGACTCagccactgcatcaccacggCCTGGCTTACTCTCGCAGCTGTCACACCCACAGCTGGGCCAGCTATCAGGGACTCagccactgcatcaccacggCCTGGCTTACTCTCGCAGCTGTCACACCCACAGCTGGCCCAGCTATCAGGGACTCAGCAGTGTCTCCCTGGCCACTTCTTGCTACCCCACACGCCCCAGCCCATCCTTCTACTTCGGTTTCCTCGTACCCATGAAACCTGTTTTGAAACTTCATTGAATTTCTCTCATTCCTATTTCTTTCTCCCAGTTTCTTTATATTCTTTACTCATGTCTATACCCAATTTGGATCCCATTAATCATTAG